In Euphorbia lathyris chromosome 10, ddEupLath1.1, whole genome shotgun sequence, a single genomic region encodes these proteins:
- the LOC136207994 gene encoding protein FAR1-RELATED SEQUENCE 11-like: MPFSIFVGIDNHGRTILFGYALLRNETVATFRWLMKTFVALMKKSPKTIITDQDPWMTKAIAIEMPLVKHAFCIWHITTKFSGWFTSILRVKYMAWCAEFYRLYKVDNIEDFEYEWPLVISKFNLQENKHIMGLYEIRKFWAPCYLRGYFFGGMRTTRRSESINSFVKRFTSSRLCLTQLVKQVDLAIEAIGQKQSHNVMLDTYRGSYLRTLSPLEEQVYGVFTNFAFKKFQGEFEMATQYKVCAESQRVFIVQHYDYPHSQEHKVLWDGIVAECSCRNFEFWGIICRHVLTLFLHKDCFQIPLTYLPLRWYRDEYHEIGSSSLLGGAMSEIEILSVGVEDTVRCPPSSMPKGRPKNKRDKSSKELAHKQVKTCKFCKRTGHNITTCRDKENSDPNVVSSNIGKKRKLSQGNKDLNPVYTLKF; the protein is encoded by the exons ATGCCTTTCAGTATTTTTGTTGGTATCGATAATCATGGAAGGACCATATTGTTTGGTTATGCTCTCCTTCGTAATGAAACAGTGGCTACATTTCGATGGCTAATGAAg ACTTTTGTTGCACTTATGAAGAAATCACCAAAGACGATTATCACTGATCAAGATCCATGGATGACAAAGGCTATTGCAATTGAAATGCCACTTGTGAAACATGCCTTTTGTATATGGCATATAACTACCAAATTTAGTGGTTGGTTTACTTCAATTCTTAGAGTCAAATATATGGCTTGGTGTGCTGAATTTTACAGGCTATACAAAGTTGATAATATTGAAGATTTTGAGTATGAATGGCCTCTTGTGATCTCAAAGTTTAATTTACAAGAAAACAAACATATAATGGGCTTATatgaaattagaaaattttGGGCGCCATGTTATCTCCGTGGCTATTTTTTTGGTGGTATGCGTACTACAAGAAGATCAGAGAGTATTAATAGTTTTGTGAAGCGTTTCACTTCTTCTCGCTTATGCTTAACTCAACTCGTTAAACAG GTCGACCTTGCTATAGAAGCCATCGGACAAAAGCAATCACATAATGTGATGTTGGACACATACAGGGGGTCTTATCTTAGAACTTTGTCGCCTTTGGAGGAACAAGTGTATGGAGTTTTCACAAACTTTGCTTTTAAAAAGTTTCAAGGAGAGTTTGAGATGGCAACTCAATACAAGGTATGTGCTGAAAGTCAAAGAGTGTTTATAGTACAACATTATGACTATCCACATTCACAGGAGCATAAAGTTTTGTGGGATGGAATTGTGGCAGAATGTAGTTGTAGAAATTTTGAGTTTTGGGGAATTATTTGTCGTCATGTGTTAACATTATTCCTCCACAAAGATTGTTTCCAAATTCCATTAACATATTTGCCATTACGTTGGTATCGCGATGAATATCATGAAATTGGAAGTTCTTCACTTCTTGGAGGAGCAATGTCCGAAATTGAAATATTATCAGTTGGCGTGGAAGATACTGTTAGGTGTCCTCCATCTTCTATGCCCAAAGGACGTCCCAAGAATAAACGTGATAAAAGTAGCAAGGAGTTGGCACATAAACAAGTTAAAACATGTAAGTTTTGCAAGAGAACTGGACACAACATTACTACTTGCCGGGATAAGGAAAATTCTGATCCAAATGTTGTTTCTTCAAATATTggaaaaaagaggaagttaagtcaaggaaataaagatttgAATCCTGTTTACACTTTGAAGTTTTAG